The Methanobacteriaceae archaeon genome has a window encoding:
- the purB gene encoding adenylosuccinate lyase: protein MAIHPIEFRYGTPEMKRIWEEENKLQRMLDVESALAQAEGRLGIIPQEVADEISAKANTDFVKLERMKEIEATTNHDIAALSKSITEVCENGAGEYVHFGATSNDIVDSSNSLLIKDSIIILKEKLERLTKIMLDLASEHKMKVCIGRTHGQHALPTTYGMKFALWADELHRQYDRLEHAEANVCVGMMDGAVGTTAALGEQGWEIHKTVAEILGLPAATITNQVVQRDNHVEFISVLANIASTLDKIGLEIRSLQRTEIMELGEYFDPEKQVGSSTMPHKMNPITAERICGVARIVKSYVNAALDNNPLWHERDLTNSSCERIMFPESCILTDYILNLTIKLMSNLIFYDENIERNLNFTNGLIMAERLMAELTRAGMGKQTAYGIVRKNAIKANKEKLLLGELILEDEEVKKFLTQEDVDKIMDPHTYTGSIPTIIDELIEQSKEWF, encoded by the coding sequence ATGGCTATACATCCTATTGAATTTAGATACGGAACTCCTGAAATGAAAAGAATTTGGGAAGAAGAAAATAAATTACAAAGAATGTTAGATGTTGAATCCGCATTAGCTCAAGCAGAAGGTAGACTTGGAATTATACCTCAGGAAGTAGCTGATGAAATTTCAGCAAAAGCTAACACTGATTTTGTTAAATTAGAAAGAATGAAAGAAATTGAAGCAACAACAAACCACGATATTGCAGCTTTATCCAAATCAATTACTGAAGTTTGTGAAAACGGTGCTGGAGAATATGTGCACTTCGGAGCAACTTCAAACGATATTGTAGACAGTTCAAATTCATTATTAATCAAAGATTCAATCATTATTTTAAAAGAAAAATTAGAAAGATTGACTAAAATAATGTTAGATTTAGCAAGTGAACATAAAATGAAAGTATGTATTGGACGTACTCACGGACAACACGCACTTCCAACCACCTATGGAATGAAATTTGCTTTATGGGCAGATGAACTTCACAGACAATACGACAGATTAGAACATGCAGAAGCAAATGTTTGTGTTGGAATGATGGATGGAGCAGTTGGAACTACTGCAGCATTAGGTGAACAAGGTTGGGAAATTCACAAAACCGTTGCAGAAATCTTAGGATTACCAGCAGCAACCATTACAAACCAAGTTGTTCAAAGAGACAACCACGTAGAATTCATTAGCGTATTAGCCAATATTGCAAGTACCTTAGATAAAATTGGACTTGAAATCAGAAGTTTACAAAGAACTGAGATTATGGAGTTAGGTGAATACTTCGATCCTGAAAAACAGGTTGGAAGTAGTACTATGCCTCACAAAATGAACCCAATTACCGCTGAGAGAATTTGTGGTGTTGCAAGAATTGTTAAATCATATGTGAATGCAGCATTAGACAACAACCCACTCTGGCACGAAAGAGATTTAACCAACTCTTCTTGTGAAAGAATCATGTTCCCAGAAAGCTGTATTTTAACTGATTACATCTTAAACTTAACAATTAAATTAATGAGCAATCTTATTTTCTACGATGAAAATATTGAAAGAAACTTAAACTTCACCAACGGTTTAATTATGGCTGAAAGATTAATGGCAGAACTTACCCGTGCTGGAATGGGAAAACAAACCGCATACGGAATTGTAAGGAAAAATGCTATTAAAGCTAACAAAGAAAAATTATTACTTGGTGAATTAATTTTAGAAGACGAAGAAGTTAAAAAATTCTTAACTCAAGAAGACGTCGACAAAATTATGGATCCACACACTTACACCGGATCTATACCAACCATTATTGATGAATTGATTGAACAATCCAAAGAATGGTTTTAA
- a CDS encoding TIGR00375 family protein — MLVNADFHVHSCFSMASSKDMLIKNMAPMAKVKGLNILGTGDAFHPKWLDIIEQSTTYSGNGIYNRDDMDFVLTTEVEAKNRIHHLIIIPDIDIARELSEKLPSKNKTVDGRPKTNLSGVELLEMVREYDCLIGPAHAFTPWTGMYKSFDSIYDCYEKKVDFVELGLSADTFMADKISELKDFAFLTNSDAHSPWPHRLGREFNQISLKDISFDSIKHAFKHNTINANYGLVPNLGKYHMTACTKCYKLVDPAIAKENKMKCECGARIKKGVDFRISELASYDEPIHPSFRPKYIHLMPLAEIIAQVYDKGVTTKTVQNKWQKLIDSFGSEIDVLINVDLKDIEKVDINTAHAIKLFRNAEIDVTPGGGGKYGQISFEKPEKEVKPNIVTLDNF; from the coding sequence ATGTTAGTAAATGCTGATTTTCATGTTCATAGCTGTTTTTCAATGGCATCTTCAAAAGATATGCTGATAAAAAATATGGCTCCAATGGCTAAAGTTAAAGGTTTAAACATTTTAGGAACTGGAGATGCTTTTCATCCTAAGTGGTTGGATATTATTGAGCAGAGTACTACTTATTCAGGTAATGGAATCTACAATAGGGATGATATGGATTTTGTTTTAACAACTGAAGTTGAAGCAAAAAACAGGATTCATCATTTAATAATTATTCCAGATATTGATATTGCAAGAGAATTATCTGAAAAACTACCTTCTAAAAATAAAACTGTTGATGGTAGACCAAAAACTAACTTGTCTGGTGTTGAACTTTTGGAGATGGTTCGTGAATATGATTGTTTAATTGGTCCTGCTCATGCATTTACTCCATGGACTGGAATGTACAAATCATTTGACAGCATTTACGATTGCTATGAAAAGAAGGTTGATTTTGTAGAATTAGGTTTATCTGCTGATACTTTCATGGCAGATAAAATTTCTGAACTTAAAGATTTTGCATTTCTCACTAATTCTGATGCTCATTCTCCATGGCCACATAGGTTAGGTAGGGAGTTTAATCAAATTAGTCTTAAAGATATTTCATTTGATTCAATAAAACATGCTTTTAAACATAACACTATTAATGCAAATTATGGGTTGGTCCCAAACCTTGGAAAGTATCACATGACTGCATGTACTAAATGCTACAAATTAGTTGATCCTGCAATTGCAAAGGAAAATAAGATGAAATGTGAGTGTGGTGCAAGGATTAAAAAAGGTGTTGATTTTAGAATATCTGAACTTGCAAGCTATGATGAGCCTATTCATCCAAGTTTTAGACCAAAATATATTCATTTAATGCCTCTAGCTGAAATAATAGCTCAGGTTTATGATAAAGGAGTTACTACAAAAACTGTTCAAAACAAATGGCAAAAACTTATCGATTCTTTTGGAAGCGAAATAGATGTTTTGATTAATGTTGATTTAAAAGATATTGAAAAGGTTGACATAAACACTGCTCATGCAATTAAGCTATTTAGAAATGCAGAAATTGACGTTACTCCTGGTGGTGGTGGAAAATATGGTCAGATTTCTTTTGAAAAGCCTGAAAAAGAAGTTAAGCCTAATATTGTTACTTTAGATAATTTCTAA
- a CDS encoding proteasome assembly chaperone family protein yields the protein MNAAEINILEEIELDNPIFIEALPGLGHVGKLAADHMIDELNATKFAEIYSPSFPPQVLIKEDGIIDNMLNELYYLKDVGEDNLDLIILVGNTQALSPEGQYLVCQDILEFVKGYGISSIVTMGGMAIPQPVENPNVYGAATNEANVELLKEAEIGIRSNDGGIVGASGLFLGLGVRQGIEGICLMGETPGYFIDAESAEAILKKLSLLLNFEINTDKLDERAEETRKMIAKAQQMEQDLINKANAGNADDLRYIG from the coding sequence GTGAATGCTGCTGAAATTAATATTTTAGAAGAAATTGAATTAGACAATCCTATTTTTATCGAAGCATTACCTGGTCTTGGACATGTGGGTAAATTAGCTGCAGATCATATGATTGATGAATTAAATGCAACTAAATTTGCTGAAATCTATTCTCCATCTTTCCCGCCTCAAGTTCTTATTAAAGAGGATGGAATTATTGATAATATGCTCAACGAGCTATATTATTTAAAAGATGTTGGTGAAGATAATTTAGATTTAATTATTCTTGTTGGTAACACTCAAGCGTTATCTCCAGAAGGACAATACCTCGTCTGTCAGGATATTTTAGAGTTTGTTAAAGGATATGGAATAAGTAGTATCGTCACTATGGGTGGAATGGCTATACCTCAGCCTGTTGAAAATCCTAACGTTTATGGTGCTGCTACCAATGAAGCTAATGTTGAATTATTAAAAGAAGCTGAAATTGGAATCAGATCTAATGATGGAGGCATTGTTGGTGCTTCCGGATTGTTTTTAGGTTTAGGTGTCCGTCAGGGAATTGAAGGAATTTGCCTTATGGGTGAAACTCCAGGATATTTCATTGATGCTGAGTCTGCTGAAGCTATTTTGAAAAAATTATCATTATTACTTAACTTTGAAATTAATACTGATAAGTTAGATGAAAGAGCTGAAGAAACCAGAAAAATGATTGCTAAGGCTCAACAAATGGAACAAGACTTAATTAACAAAGCTAATGCTGGAAATGCTGATGATTTAAGATATATTGGATAA
- a CDS encoding endoglucanase codes for MDKSNIIISIIIVLCVAAAVAAYGITNSDNPIFSDLSSMSGKTGNGLGNNTTLNATAVDGGSGSGNDDTRYSSGSGSGTSSSGSGSGSGSGSGSGGGGSGGGDTPSSTQLSYSEAQSIAASAIEEPSCSIGSGYYSGGYWYFNVIDADGNVVDTISVNDQTGQTGRG; via the coding sequence TTGGATAAATCAAACATAATTATTTCAATCATTATAGTGTTATGTGTTGCAGCAGCAGTTGCAGCATATGGAATTACAAATAGTGACAATCCAATATTTTCTGACTTATCCAGTATGTCTGGAAAAACTGGAAATGGACTAGGAAATAACACTACCCTTAACGCAACTGCCGTAGATGGAGGATCTGGATCAGGTAATGATGATACAAGATACTCCAGTGGTTCTGGATCTGGAACTAGTTCCTCAGGTTCTGGAAGTGGTTCAGGATCAGGTAGTGGATCTGGCGGTGGTGGATCCGGAGGCGGTGACACACCAAGTAGTACTCAATTATCATACTCCGAAGCTCAAAGTATTGCAGCAAGTGCTATTGAAGAACCAAGCTGTTCAATCGGAAGTGGATATTACTCCGGAGGATACTGGTACTTTAACGTTATCGATGCAGATGGTAACGTAGTAGATACAATCAGTGTAAACGACCAAACTGGTCAAACTGGAAGAGGATAA
- a CDS encoding helix-turn-helix transcriptional regulator — protein METKIRQLRQEKGMTQERLAELAGVTRQTINALENARYNPSLLLAYHITNILGKSAIEDVFIFEEDD, from the coding sequence TTGGAAACAAAAATACGACAGTTGCGCCAGGAAAAAGGCATGACTCAAGAACGTCTCGCCGAATTGGCAGGTGTGACTCGTCAGACAATCAACGCTTTAGAAAACGCTCGCTACAATCCTTCCTTATTATTAGCCTATCATATTACTAATATTTTGGGTAAAAGTGCCATTGAAGATGTTTTTATCTTCGAAGAAGACGATTAA
- a CDS encoding translation initiation factor IF-2 subunit alpha, which yields MVRKSQEWPDEGELIVGTVYKVLNYGAFAKLEEYQGKEAFIHISEVSSGWVKNIRDHVRENQKIVCRVLRVNPKKGHVDASLKRIREDQRTKKIQHWKIEQKAEKFLELSAKSLDKSLNDAYDEVGYDLMDIFGDVYGAFETASEEGAKSLTEEGIPQDWADAITDVAKKNITPPEVHISGYVDIETFVPNGVDVIIEALKAAEDNGDDEEEIKVQCVGAPRYRITVKSTDYILAEKALKAAADRCIAVVEESEGNGSFLRELDNN from the coding sequence ATGGTAAGAAAAAGTCAAGAATGGCCTGATGAAGGAGAACTTATTGTTGGTACTGTTTATAAAGTTCTTAATTACGGGGCTTTTGCTAAATTAGAAGAATATCAGGGCAAAGAAGCTTTTATTCATATTTCTGAAGTGTCTTCTGGTTGGGTTAAAAATATCAGAGATCATGTTAGAGAAAATCAAAAAATTGTTTGTCGTGTTCTCAGAGTTAATCCTAAAAAGGGGCATGTTGATGCTTCTTTAAAAAGAATCCGTGAAGATCAAAGAACTAAAAAAATCCAACATTGGAAAATAGAGCAAAAAGCTGAAAAATTCTTAGAATTATCTGCAAAATCATTAGATAAAAGTTTAAATGACGCTTATGATGAAGTAGGTTATGACCTTATGGACATCTTCGGTGATGTTTATGGTGCATTTGAAACCGCTTCTGAAGAAGGTGCTAAATCCCTTACTGAAGAAGGAATTCCTCAGGATTGGGCAGATGCTATTACAGATGTAGCTAAAAAGAACATTACTCCACCTGAAGTTCATATTAGCGGTTATGTTGATATTGAAACTTTCGTACCAAATGGTGTTGACGTTATTATTGAAGCTCTTAAAGCTGCTGAAGACAATGGCGATGATGAAGAAGAAATCAAAGTCCAATGTGTTGGTGCACCTAGATACAGGATTACTGTTAAATCTACTGATTATATCTTAGCTGAAAAAGCTCTTAAAGCTGCAGCTGATAGATGTATTGCAGTTGTTGAAGAATCTGAAGGTAACGGTTCTTTCCTAAGAGAGTTAGATAATAATTAG
- a CDS encoding 50S ribosomal protein L44e has translation MKIPKEKRTYCPHCKKHTVHEVHTAKKRKASELTWGQRQFRRVTAGYRGYPRPLPAGNKPVKKLDLRLKCKECGKSHIKQSFRTGKPEFVAK, from the coding sequence ATGAAAATACCAAAAGAAAAAAGAACATACTGTCCTCACTGTAAAAAACACACAGTACATGAAGTTCACACTGCTAAAAAAAGAAAAGCTAGTGAATTAACCTGGGGACAAAGACAATTCAGACGTGTAACTGCTGGATATAGAGGTTACCCAAGACCTTTACCTGCTGGAAACAAACCTGTTAAAAAATTAGATTTAAGACTTAAATGTAAAGAATGTGGTAAATCTCACATCAAACAATCTTTCAGAACAGGAAAACCTGAATTCGTAGCTAAATAG
- a CDS encoding 30S ribosomal protein S27e has product MVSKGRGNFLKVKCLDCDNEQVIFDRASSDVKCIICGKTLVKSRGAKAKITAHIEKVLN; this is encoded by the coding sequence ATGGTTAGTAAAGGTAGAGGAAACTTTTTAAAAGTTAAATGTTTAGATTGTGACAATGAACAAGTAATCTTTGATCGTGCATCATCTGACGTAAAATGTATTATTTGTGGTAAAACCCTTGTCAAATCTCGCGGTGCTAAAGCTAAAATCACTGCACACATTGAAAAAGTTTTAAACTAG
- a CDS encoding heavy metal translocating P-type ATPase, whose product MAKLKSMDLPIEGMHCASCVLSVNKTFGKIEGVEEVDADLAANKLHIKVNPKKISYDEIERLVKNLGFELHSDEVTLRIQGMHCASCTMNVENFLIRLDGIFDVKADLTSQSAKLRYDSSKVDMDEVQKVIESLGFEFLGIEGQIEIDEEEIYQHDLKDKLTRIIVGIIFTAILMVLMFSGWDPLMGLIHGLNQSWKTNISAMGLLSLIVSIGPFIYISLPILKAGWNGLIHKNLNMDVMYSMGILVAYVSSILGTFGIVLDSTFMFYDSAVMLPSFLMIGRYLEARAKKKTSDSIRELIGLQPTSATAIEMENGQIISQKEVSIGDIVLDDLLLVKPGEKIPVDGDVIGGESYVDESMINGEPIPKVKHDGEEVFAGTINQDGVLYIKAKKIGKETVLSNIIRLVEKAQSSRPPVQKFANTIVSYFIPVILTIAIIVFIIWYFVLGATLLFSLTCLISILVVACPCALGLATPTAVTVGVGRAAEFGILIKNGDTLENAGKIDVAAFDKTGTITEGKPEVDDIISFGISDEELIKLAASVEQNSTHPIAKAIVNKANEMEINLYNTSEFENVTGKGLKAKIDSNVVVAGNLALMEAENIEVSKDIVDKYHELEKLSKTIIFIAKDSNVKGILSLSDKIKSNSKTTIEELHKMGIETYMLTGDNESTALNVAKEVGIDNVKAGVLPETKLETVKQIQANNTKKVLFVGDGINDAPALTQADIGVAMGNGTDIAMESGDIVVMECNLENVVASIQFSKKVLRRIKENIFWAFAYNSILIPIAAGILYPTFGITFNPALAGLAMAMSSVTVITLSLMLKRYVPDIKRKSN is encoded by the coding sequence ATGGCAAAACTTAAAAGTATGGATTTGCCGATTGAAGGAATGCATTGTGCTTCTTGCGTTTTAAGTGTTAACAAAACCTTTGGAAAAATTGAAGGTGTTGAAGAAGTAGATGCTGATCTTGCGGCAAATAAGTTACATATTAAGGTCAATCCTAAAAAGATTTCCTATGATGAAATAGAAAGATTAGTTAAAAACTTAGGTTTTGAGCTTCACAGTGATGAAGTGACTTTAAGAATTCAGGGTATGCATTGTGCATCCTGTACAATGAATGTAGAAAACTTCTTAATCAGATTAGATGGTATTTTTGATGTTAAGGCAGATTTGACTTCTCAATCTGCAAAACTCAGATATGATTCATCAAAAGTGGATATGGATGAAGTCCAAAAAGTTATTGAATCATTAGGCTTTGAATTTTTAGGAATTGAAGGTCAAATTGAAATCGATGAAGAGGAAATCTACCAACATGACTTAAAAGATAAACTTACTAGAATTATTGTTGGTATAATTTTTACAGCCATTTTAATGGTTCTCATGTTTAGTGGATGGGACCCTCTTATGGGTTTAATTCACGGTTTAAATCAATCATGGAAAACTAATATCTCAGCAATGGGTCTTTTATCATTGATTGTAAGTATTGGGCCATTTATTTACATTTCTCTACCTATTTTAAAAGCAGGTTGGAACGGATTAATCCATAAAAACCTAAACATGGACGTAATGTATTCAATGGGAATTTTAGTTGCATATGTCTCAAGTATTCTTGGAACATTTGGTATTGTTCTAGATTCCACTTTCATGTTTTATGACTCTGCAGTAATGCTTCCATCATTTTTAATGATTGGTAGATATTTAGAAGCAAGAGCTAAAAAGAAAACTTCTGATTCAATAAGAGAATTAATCGGACTTCAGCCAACTTCTGCAACAGCTATTGAAATGGAAAACGGCCAAATCATCTCTCAAAAAGAAGTATCCATAGGAGATATTGTTTTAGATGATTTGTTACTTGTAAAACCTGGTGAGAAGATTCCTGTTGACGGAGATGTAATTGGTGGAGAGTCTTACGTTGATGAATCAATGATTAATGGTGAACCGATTCCTAAGGTTAAACACGATGGTGAAGAAGTCTTTGCAGGAACTATCAACCAGGATGGTGTTCTTTATATTAAAGCTAAAAAAATCGGAAAAGAAACAGTTCTCTCAAACATTATCCGTTTAGTTGAAAAAGCACAATCCTCAAGACCTCCGGTTCAAAAATTTGCAAATACTATTGTAAGTTACTTCATTCCAGTTATTTTAACAATTGCAATTATAGTATTCATAATCTGGTATTTTGTACTTGGGGCTACTTTGCTATTCTCTTTAACATGCCTTATTTCCATTTTAGTGGTAGCATGTCCATGTGCATTAGGTCTTGCAACTCCAACTGCAGTTACTGTAGGTGTTGGAAGAGCAGCAGAATTTGGTATTCTTATTAAAAACGGAGATACCTTAGAAAATGCAGGTAAAATTGATGTTGCAGCATTTGATAAAACAGGAACAATTACAGAAGGAAAACCTGAAGTTGATGATATTATAAGCTTTGGTATTTCAGATGAAGAGTTAATTAAACTTGCAGCAAGTGTAGAGCAAAATTCAACACATCCAATTGCTAAAGCTATTGTAAATAAAGCAAATGAGATGGAAATTAATCTTTACAACACTAGTGAATTTGAAAATGTAACCGGTAAGGGTTTAAAAGCTAAAATTGACTCAAATGTTGTTGTTGCAGGTAATTTGGCTTTAATGGAAGCTGAAAATATTGAAGTTTCAAAAGATATTGTTGATAAATATCATGAACTTGAAAAGCTATCCAAAACCATTATTTTTATAGCTAAAGATAGCAATGTAAAAGGTATTTTAAGCTTATCTGATAAGATAAAATCAAATTCCAAAACAACCATTGAAGAATTGCATAAAATGGGCATTGAAACATACATGTTAACAGGAGATAACGAATCTACTGCACTAAATGTAGCAAAAGAAGTTGGAATTGACAATGTAAAAGCAGGTGTTCTTCCTGAAACTAAATTGGAAACAGTTAAGCAAATTCAGGCAAATAATACTAAAAAGGTTTTATTTGTTGGAGATGGAATTAACGATGCTCCGGCACTTACACAGGCAGATATTGGTGTTGCTATGGGTAATGGTACTGATATTGCAATGGAAAGTGGAGATATTGTCGTTATGGAATGTAATTTAGAAAACGTAGTTGCTTCCATTCAGTTTTCCAAGAAAGTATTAAGAAGAATTAAGGAAAATATATTCTGGGCATTTGCATATAATTCCATATTGATTCCTATTGCAGCAGGTATTTTATATCCTACATTTGGAATTACATTTAATCCTGCTCTTGCTGGTCTTGCAATGGCAATGAGTTCTGTAACTGTCATAACTCTTTCATTAATGCTTAAGAGATATGTTCCAGATATAAAAAGAAAAAGTAATTAA
- a CDS encoding RNA-protein complex protein Nop10, translated as MNMKMNKCPECGIYTLKDSCPKCGGNLKVIYPPKFSVEDKYGKYRRILKRESMKE; from the coding sequence ATGAATATGAAAATGAATAAATGTCCTGAATGTGGAATTTATACTTTAAAAGATTCCTGCCCCAAATGCGGTGGGAACCTTAAAGTTATTTATCCTCCAAAATTTTCTGTTGAGGATAAATATGGAAAATATCGTCGTATTTTAAAAAGAGAATCAATGAAGGAGTAA
- the frhA gene encoding coenzyme F420 hydrogenase subunit alpha: protein MKDRVVISPTTRQEGHAELVMEVDDQGIVTKGMYLSITPVRGLEKMVLDKAPESAPVLCQRICGVCPIPHTLASAEAIDMALGIEIPKTAKLLRKATLAAHNINSAAIHHFLVAPDFVPDNLFTTAVDSVSEIRKTVQYVVDMIAGEGIHPSDVRVGGMARNITPFTKERLMERMTALRPKLEEHIELIKNCVVEKGLPDDLGVVNRPLLATDVTYGTNDFDMDAFSEVLPEAWYDDPEIGKKACSVIPLINGENVETGPRARMEKFAGFKGKGVNAQHVARADEMLVNYDACMEALDAIDPAAPANVSYDKRGTGELGFGVIEGPRGTNVHMAKVVDGRTRFYSAIVPTTWNIPTMGPAIEGFHHEYGPHVIRAYDPCLSCATHVMVVDDEDKSILKNEMVRI from the coding sequence TTGAAAGATAGAGTAGTTATATCTCCTACCACTCGTCAAGAAGGACATGCCGAATTAGTCATGGAAGTTGACGATCAGGGGATAGTTACAAAAGGTATGTATTTAAGTATAACTCCTGTAAGGGGTTTAGAAAAAATGGTTCTTGACAAAGCTCCAGAATCTGCACCTGTTTTATGTCAAAGAATTTGTGGTGTTTGTCCAATTCCTCACACTTTGGCTTCAGCAGAAGCAATTGATATGGCATTGGGAATCGAAATTCCTAAAACAGCTAAATTGTTAAGAAAAGCTACTTTAGCAGCACACAACATTAACAGTGCAGCTATACACCATTTTTTAGTCGCACCGGACTTTGTACCGGATAATTTATTCACTACTGCAGTTGACAGTGTAAGTGAAATCAGAAAAACAGTACAATATGTTGTAGACATGATTGCTGGTGAAGGTATCCACCCATCTGATGTAAGAGTTGGAGGAATGGCTAGAAACATTACTCCTTTCACTAAAGAAAGATTAATGGAAAGAATGACTGCACTCAGACCAAAACTCGAAGAACACATTGAATTAATCAAAAACTGTGTTGTTGAAAAAGGTTTACCTGATGATTTAGGTGTAGTAAACAGACCATTATTAGCAACAGATGTAACTTATGGTACCAACGATTTCGATATGGATGCATTTTCCGAAGTTTTACCTGAAGCATGGTATGATGACCCTGAAATCGGTAAAAAAGCTTGTTCCGTTATTCCATTAATTAACGGAGAAAATGTTGAAACTGGTCCTAGAGCAAGAATGGAAAAATTCGCTGGATTTAAAGGAAAAGGGGTAAATGCTCAACACGTTGCTCGTGCTGACGAAATGTTAGTAAACTACGACGCATGTATGGAAGCATTAGATGCAATTGATCCTGCTGCTCCAGCTAATGTAAGTTATGATAAAAGAGGAACTGGAGAACTTGGTTTTGGTGTAATTGAAGGTCCTAGAGGAACCAACGTACACATGGCTAAAGTTGTTGACGGAAGAACTAGATTCTACTCTGCTATTGTACCAACTACATGGAATATTCCAACCATGGGACCTGCTATTGAAGGTTTCCATCATGAGTATGGACCACATGTTATCAGAGCATATGACCCTTGTTTATCATGTGCTACTCACGTAATGGTTGTTGATGATGAAGATAAATCCATTCTCAAAAATGAAATGGTGAGAATATAA
- the pcn gene encoding proliferating cell nuclear antigen (pcna), whose translation MFKAELSDSSILKTSFDAISSIVDEVQIQTDSEGMRLDALDRSHITFVHLELKSSLFDEYICDVPEKINIDTDEFMRVLKRAKSQDRVLMSVDEGNFIITFEGDATRTFKIRLIDMEYDNPVPPQINHPTTFKVRFSILKDSINDIDIFSDKIALQVDEDYFMASADGEFGDASIKYLHGENIQEHAKSLFSLDKIREMLKADKFSEEAEISLGTDMPLSLTLNMVTGDGKLSFLLAPRLETDE comes from the coding sequence ATGTTTAAAGCAGAATTAAGTGATTCTAGTATATTAAAAACCAGTTTTGATGCTATTTCATCCATTGTTGATGAAGTTCAAATTCAAACTGACAGTGAGGGCATGAGATTAGATGCTCTAGATCGTAGTCACATAACTTTCGTACATTTAGAACTTAAATCTAGTTTATTTGATGAATACATTTGTGATGTTCCTGAAAAAATCAATATTGATACTGATGAATTTATGAGAGTTCTTAAAAGGGCTAAATCACAAGATAGAGTCTTAATGTCTGTGGATGAAGGTAACTTTATTATTACTTTTGAAGGTGATGCTACAAGAACCTTCAAAATTAGATTAATTGATATGGAATATGATAATCCTGTTCCACCACAAATTAATCACCCAACTACATTCAAAGTACGTTTCTCAATCTTAAAAGATTCAATTAACGATATTGATATTTTCTCAGATAAGATTGCTTTACAAGTTGATGAGGATTACTTTATGGCATCTGCTGACGGTGAATTTGGAGATGCAAGTATCAAGTATCTTCACGGAGAAAATATTCAAGAACATGCAAAATCTTTATTCTCATTAGACAAGATTAGAGAAATGCTTAAAGCAGATAAATTTTCAGAGGAAGCTGAAATTAGTTTAGGTACTGACATGCCATTAAGTTTAACCCTTAATATGGTTACTGGTGATGGTAAACTTAGTTTCTTGCTTGCTCCTAGATTAGAAACAGATGAATAA